A genomic segment from Janthinobacterium sp. 64 encodes:
- a CDS encoding Hsp20/alpha crystallin family protein: MANHLIRRDPQNPLARFDPFSDMEEFMHDFFAPALRLRDGGSTRMRVDISETEQAYQVQADIPGVNKDDIKVSIDGNRVSISAELKDERVTRDGGGKTVRSEREYGQQYRSFVLPQDVDEAGAQARYENGVLLLDLPKKEGTGGRQLAIQ, from the coding sequence ATGGCCAATCATCTGATCCGTCGCGATCCGCAAAACCCGCTGGCACGTTTCGACCCGTTCAGCGACATGGAAGAATTCATGCACGACTTTTTCGCGCCAGCGTTGCGCTTGCGCGATGGGGGTTCGACACGCATGCGTGTCGACATTTCCGAAACCGAGCAAGCGTATCAGGTGCAGGCGGACATTCCGGGTGTCAACAAGGACGATATCAAGGTCTCCATCGACGGCAACCGCGTCTCCATCAGCGCCGAACTCAAGGATGAAAGAGTGACCCGCGACGGCGGCGGCAAGACCGTGCGCAGCGAGCGCGAGTACGGCCAGCAGTACCGCAGCTTCGTGCTGCCGCAAGATGTGGACGAGGCCGGCGCGCAAGCCCGCTATGAAAACGGCGTGCTGCTGCTGGACTTGCCGAAGAAGGAAGGCACGGGCGGGCGGCAACTGGCGATACAGTGA
- a CDS encoding response regulator, whose translation MNTKTPIDSFSFRRILARNVTLPLVIGVVTALVFVALIAYLLSALRSVEHSERVIGNANEVMKLSVDLETGMRGYLLTGDETFLAPYKSGKAKIAVEMTTLLDLVSDSPIQVDRLRRIRALQGQWLDYAETVIAQRRNNQEFLARVRQGEGKLEFDEIRREFLAFLSMEQRLRQERADTAESRTMLAVVVFLILSLGLSGLLAYLGRRELLRLSDIYNDALEQRGKDNEVLQEQAWLRTGQTELAAHTSGQLGLPQLGRHVLDFLAHRLEVAVATLYVVDEDGSLRRTAVYGFNEQGVKEKQVFKLGEGLVGETAREKRLKHVQQVPANYLTVTSSLGHGAPLELVLAPVNNEGVVNGVIELGFTHPVSARTKEWLNLIAANIGTSLEAALYRQRLQNVLEETQQLNEELEVQQEELRTANEELGEQSRVLEQSQAHLEEQKAALEQSNEQLAVQALSLDQKNMAIGQAHAQLEARAEELQRASRYKSEFLANMSHELRTPLNSSLILSKLLSDNSSGNLTPEQVTFAQTIYSAGNDLLTLINDILDISKVEAGKLELTPEAVPFDELLSSMKMLFGAQAQQKKLVFDVKAAPDAPPSLVSDRQRLEQILKNLLSNAIKFTDAGTVSLHVSADAAGQVRFQVQDTGIGIADDQQQKVFDAFHQADGTTSRRYGGTGLGLSISRDLAALLGGSIELASTPGQGSTFTLVLPAVMPERAVAAASEPVAAPQAPAAATTPKAAPAAQPVPLPTFEDDRHSAPAVKTGQRSVLVIEDEPSFAGILFDLAHEMQYRCLVAHGADEGLRLAQEFLPDAILLDMGLPDRPGLLVLQQLKENPLTRHIPVHIVSGNDQMQEAMQLGAIGYATKPRTRDQLKEVFRKLESKFTQQMKRILLVEDDERQRESVVHLISDDDVEITAVALGEQALALLKTQIFDCMIIDLKLPDIQGNELLERMEHEELCSFPPVIVYTGRNLSREEEADLMKYSRSIIIKGARSPERLLDEVTLFLHKVESELSSERQGMLQQVRSRERVFEGRKILLVDDDVRNIFALTNALEQKGVVVEIGRNGFEAISKLNSVDDIDLVLMDVMMPGMDGLEATRLIRADGRYNKLPIIAITAKAMKNDQEECLQAGASDYLAKPIDLDRLYSLLRVWMPKMERI comes from the coding sequence ATGAATACCAAGACCCCGATCGACTCCTTCAGCTTTCGCCGCATCCTCGCCCGCAACGTGACCTTGCCGCTGGTCATCGGGGTCGTCACCGCTCTCGTGTTCGTCGCCCTGATCGCCTACCTGCTGTCGGCCCTGCGCTCGGTCGAGCATTCGGAACGGGTGATCGGCAATGCGAACGAAGTCATGAAACTGTCGGTCGACCTGGAAACGGGCATGCGCGGCTATCTGCTGACGGGCGACGAGACTTTCCTGGCGCCGTATAAATCGGGCAAGGCCAAGATCGCCGTGGAAATGACGACCCTGCTGGACCTGGTGTCCGACAGCCCCATCCAGGTGGACCGCTTGCGCCGCATCCGCGCGCTGCAAGGCCAGTGGCTCGATTACGCCGAAACCGTGATCGCACAGCGCCGCAACAACCAGGAGTTCCTCGCGCGCGTGCGCCAGGGCGAAGGCAAGCTGGAATTCGATGAAATCCGCCGTGAATTCCTCGCCTTCCTGTCCATGGAACAACGGTTGCGCCAGGAACGGGCCGATACGGCCGAAAGCCGCACCATGCTGGCCGTGGTCGTGTTCCTGATCCTCAGTCTGGGATTGTCGGGCTTGCTCGCCTACCTGGGACGGCGCGAACTGCTGCGCCTGTCCGACATCTACAACGATGCGCTGGAGCAGCGCGGCAAGGATAACGAGGTGCTGCAGGAGCAAGCCTGGCTGCGCACAGGACAGACGGAGCTGGCGGCGCATACGAGCGGCCAGCTGGGCTTGCCGCAACTGGGACGGCACGTGCTCGATTTCCTCGCCCACCGGCTGGAAGTGGCCGTCGCCACCCTGTACGTCGTCGACGAGGATGGCAGCCTGCGCCGCACAGCCGTATACGGCTTCAATGAACAGGGCGTGAAGGAAAAACAGGTCTTCAAGCTGGGCGAAGGCCTGGTGGGCGAGACCGCGCGCGAAAAACGCCTCAAGCATGTGCAGCAAGTACCCGCCAATTATCTGACCGTGACATCGAGCCTGGGCCACGGCGCGCCGCTGGAACTGGTCCTGGCGCCCGTCAACAATGAAGGCGTCGTCAACGGCGTCATCGAACTGGGCTTTACGCATCCCGTCAGTGCCCGTACCAAGGAATGGCTGAACCTGATTGCGGCCAATATCGGCACGTCGCTGGAAGCGGCCCTGTACCGCCAGCGGCTGCAAAACGTGCTGGAAGAAACCCAGCAACTGAATGAAGAGCTGGAAGTGCAGCAGGAAGAATTGCGCACGGCCAATGAAGAGCTGGGCGAGCAGTCGCGCGTGCTGGAACAGTCGCAAGCCCACCTGGAAGAGCAAAAAGCGGCGCTGGAGCAGTCGAACGAACAGCTGGCCGTGCAGGCGCTGTCGCTGGACCAGAAGAACATGGCGATCGGCCAGGCGCACGCCCAGCTGGAAGCCCGCGCGGAAGAGCTGCAGCGCGCCAGCCGCTACAAATCCGAATTCCTGGCAAACATGTCGCACGAACTGCGCACGCCGTTGAACAGCTCGCTGATCCTGTCCAAGCTGCTGTCGGACAACAGCAGCGGCAACCTGACGCCGGAGCAAGTGACGTTTGCGCAAACCATTTATTCGGCCGGCAACGATTTACTTACCCTTATCAACGATATCCTCGACATTTCCAAGGTCGAGGCAGGCAAGCTGGAATTGACGCCGGAAGCCGTGCCCTTCGACGAGCTGCTCAGCAGCATGAAGATGCTGTTCGGCGCCCAGGCGCAGCAAAAGAAACTGGTGTTTGACGTCAAGGCGGCGCCGGACGCACCGCCGTCGCTCGTCAGCGACCGCCAGCGCCTGGAGCAAATCCTGAAAAACCTGCTGTCGAACGCCATCAAGTTTACCGATGCGGGCACCGTATCCTTGCACGTCAGCGCCGATGCGGCGGGCCAGGTGCGCTTCCAGGTGCAAGATACCGGCATCGGCATCGCCGACGACCAGCAGCAAAAGGTGTTCGACGCATTCCACCAGGCCGACGGCACCACCAGCCGCCGCTATGGCGGCACGGGCCTGGGCCTGTCGATTTCACGCGACCTGGCCGCCTTGCTGGGCGGCAGCATCGAGCTGGCCAGCACGCCAGGCCAGGGCAGCACGTTTACCCTGGTGCTGCCGGCCGTCATGCCGGAACGCGCCGTGGCAGCGGCAAGCGAGCCCGTCGCCGCGCCGCAGGCGCCCGCCGCGGCCACCACGCCCAAGGCGGCGCCTGCCGCCCAGCCCGTGCCGCTGCCCACCTTCGAGGATGACAGGCATAGCGCGCCGGCCGTCAAGACAGGCCAGCGTTCCGTGCTGGTGATCGAGGATGAGCCATCGTTTGCCGGCATCCTGTTCGACCTCGCGCATGAAATGCAGTACCGCTGCCTGGTGGCGCACGGCGCCGATGAAGGCTTGCGCCTGGCGCAAGAGTTCTTGCCCGACGCCATACTGCTCGACATGGGCTTGCCGGACCGCCCGGGCTTGCTGGTCTTGCAGCAATTGAAGGAAAACCCGCTGACGCGCCACATTCCCGTGCACATCGTCTCCGGCAATGACCAGATGCAGGAAGCCATGCAGCTGGGCGCCATCGGCTATGCCACCAAGCCGCGCACGCGCGATCAGCTCAAGGAAGTGTTCCGCAAGCTCGAATCGAAGTTTACGCAACAGATGAAGCGCATCCTGCTGGTCGAGGACGACGAACGCCAGCGCGAAAGCGTGGTGCACCTGATCAGCGACGACGACGTGGAGATCACGGCCGTGGCGCTGGGCGAGCAGGCTTTGGCCCTGCTGAAAACGCAGATTTTCGACTGCATGATCATCGACTTGAAGCTGCCCGACATCCAAGGCAACGAATTGCTCGAACGCATGGAACATGAAGAGCTGTGTTCGTTCCCGCCCGTCATCGTCTACACGGGGCGCAACCTGAGCCGCGAAGAAGAAGCGGACCTGATGAAATACTCGCGCTCCATCATCATCAAGGGCGCCCGCTCGCCCGAACGCCTGCTCGACGAAGTGACCCTGTTCCTGCACAAGGTGGAGTCGGAACTGTCGAGCGAGCGCCAGGGCATGCTGCAGCAGGTGCGCAGCCGCGAACGCGTGTTTGAAGGGCGCAAGATCTTGCTGGTGGACGACGACGTGCGCAATATCTTTGCGCTGACGAATGCGCTGGAACAGAAAGGCGTGGTGGTGGAAATCGGCCGCAACGGCTTCGAAGCCATCAGCAAACTCAACAGCGTGGACGATATCGACCTGGTCTTGATGGACGTCATGATGCCAGGCATGGATGGCCTGGAAGCGACGCGCTTGATCCGCGCCGATGGCCGCTACAACAAGCTGCCCATCATCGCCATCACGGCCAAGGCCATGAAAAATGACCAGGAAGAATGCCTGCAGGCAGGCGCGTCCGATTACCTGGCCAAGCCTATCGACCTGGACCGCTTGTATTCGCTGCTGCGCGTGTGGATGCCGAAGATGGAACGCATCTGA
- a CDS encoding CheR family methyltransferase has product MSLRTTDAQLQALMEAIYQRYSYDFRDYSLPSQRRRLHQALERLHCADLSALQQLVLDDATAFGKLLQILTVPVTQMFRDPAFFRALREQVVPVLKTYPSPTIWVAGCCTGEEALSLAIVLHEEGLLERSTIYATDINPQALATAARGVYPLHRMADYGDNYLAAGGLGQLAEYYTVEHATAHFQQRLLDRINFADHSLSTDSVFIETQLICCRNVLIYFNKTLQERALGLFHDSLCHRGFLGLGSKESTHFTRFAADFEPLPGPEKLYRKRAPSHAASHYAGRQSHARNET; this is encoded by the coding sequence ATGTCCCTGCGCACCACGGACGCGCAACTGCAAGCGCTGATGGAAGCGATTTATCAGCGCTACAGCTATGATTTTCGCGACTATTCCCTGCCCTCGCAACGCCGGCGCCTGCACCAGGCGCTGGAGCGCTTGCATTGCGCAGACTTGTCCGCCCTGCAGCAACTGGTGCTCGACGACGCGACCGCCTTTGGCAAGCTGCTGCAGATTTTGACCGTGCCCGTCACGCAAATGTTCCGCGATCCGGCGTTTTTCCGCGCCTTGCGCGAACAGGTCGTGCCCGTGCTGAAAACCTACCCGTCGCCGACGATCTGGGTCGCCGGCTGCTGCACGGGCGAAGAGGCGCTGTCGCTGGCCATCGTGCTGCACGAGGAAGGCTTGCTCGAACGCAGCACGATTTACGCCACCGACATCAATCCGCAAGCGCTGGCCACGGCCGCGCGCGGCGTGTATCCGCTGCACCGCATGGCCGACTACGGCGACAACTACCTGGCCGCAGGCGGCCTGGGCCAGCTGGCCGAGTACTACACGGTTGAGCATGCCACCGCGCATTTCCAGCAGCGCCTGCTCGACCGTATCAACTTTGCCGACCACAGCCTGTCCACGGACAGCGTCTTTATTGAAACGCAATTGATTTGTTGCCGTAACGTGCTGATTTACTTCAATAAAACCTTGCAGGAACGGGCCCTGGGCCTGTTCCACGACTCGCTGTGCCACCGGGGCTTCCTGGGCCTGGGCAGCAAGGAAAGCACGCACTTCACCCGCTTTGCCGCCGACTTCGAGCCATTGCCGGGTCCCGAAAAGCTCTACCGCAAGCGTGCGCCATCGCACGCCGCTTCCCACTACGCTGGACGGCAAAGCCATGCCAGGAATGAAACATGA
- a CDS encoding hybrid sensor histidine kinase/response regulator, translating to MMNETSTKLLIVDDLPENLRALNALIRKSDRSVYQASSGEEALALLLEHDFALAILDVQMPEMDGFELAQLMRGTEKTRHIPIVFVTAAGKEMNFAFQGYESGAVDFLHKPLDINAVQSKVNVFVALHQQRSETRRQVQALEHSRQQQEALLKELRATQAELQRSLRLRDEFMSMVAHELRTPLNTLFLETQMRTVNLERGNLAAFEPDKLNKMVARDGRQIRSMVRLIDDMLDVSRITSGKLSIRREAVDLACLVRRVADDLAPHAAATGSVLEVMAFEPIHGYWDAFRVEQIVVNLISNAVRYGQGQPVEISLAHTQNSAVIEVRDHGIGINARDQERIFDAFERVMHQDRTGGLGLGLFITKQLVDAHGGAITLQSQPGNGALFSVTLPLAGS from the coding sequence ATGATGAATGAAACAAGCACCAAACTGCTGATCGTCGACGACTTGCCGGAAAACCTGCGCGCGCTCAATGCGCTGATCCGCAAGAGCGACCGCAGCGTCTATCAAGCCTCCTCCGGCGAAGAAGCGCTGGCCTTGCTGCTGGAACACGATTTCGCGCTGGCCATCCTCGACGTGCAAATGCCGGAAATGGATGGCTTTGAGCTGGCGCAATTGATGCGCGGCACGGAAAAGACGCGCCACATCCCCATCGTCTTCGTCACGGCAGCTGGCAAGGAAATGAATTTCGCCTTCCAGGGCTATGAAAGCGGCGCCGTCGACTTCCTGCACAAGCCGCTCGACATCAATGCCGTGCAAAGCAAGGTCAACGTCTTCGTGGCCCTGCACCAGCAGCGCAGCGAGACGCGGCGCCAGGTGCAGGCGCTCGAGCACAGCCGCCAGCAGCAGGAAGCGCTGTTGAAAGAATTGCGTGCCACCCAAGCGGAGCTGCAGCGTTCGCTGCGCCTGCGCGACGAATTCATGTCCATGGTGGCGCACGAACTGCGCACGCCCCTGAACACCTTGTTCCTGGAAACGCAGATGCGCACCGTCAACCTCGAACGGGGCAACCTGGCCGCCTTCGAGCCGGACAAGCTGAACAAGATGGTGGCGCGCGACGGGCGGCAAATCCGCAGCATGGTGCGCCTGATCGACGACATGCTCGACGTGTCGCGCATCACCAGCGGCAAGCTGTCGATCCGCCGCGAAGCCGTCGACCTGGCCTGCCTTGTGCGCCGGGTGGCGGACGATCTGGCGCCGCATGCGGCCGCCACGGGCAGCGTGCTGGAAGTGATGGCCTTCGAGCCGATCCACGGTTACTGGGATGCCTTCCGCGTCGAGCAGATCGTCGTCAACCTGATCAGCAACGCCGTGCGCTACGGTCAGGGCCAGCCCGTGGAAATCAGCCTGGCGCACACGCAGAACAGCGCCGTCATCGAAGTGCGCGACCATGGCATCGGCATCAATGCGCGCGACCAGGAACGCATTTTCGACGCTTTCGAGCGCGTCATGCACCAGGACCGCACGGGTGGCCTGGGCCTGGGCCTGTTCATCACCAAGCAGCTGGTCGATGCGCATGGCGGCGCCATCACCCTGCAAAGCCAGCCCGGCAATGGCGCCCTGTTCAGCGTCACCCTGCCGCTGGCCGGCAGCTGA
- a CDS encoding hybrid sensor histidine kinase/response regulator has translation MSSTPAPRSQAGASGVAFLLQLERRLRLLQDTGDILSLSAQLLGQRLGAQQVACFDIDQTLQCPTLQHAWSDGLAPGAAGEYFLGDYAAGLADALAAGQALAVSDVASDPRTAMPAALATFARLGIRAFLNIPIAKEGQLAALFVVHSRAARLWHADEIELAVQVSERVWSTILRARAEARLRTLTASMEMQVAERTREFGRTWNVSPDLLGVLNLDGYFEHSNPAWQATLGWSAEEIRTTKFFELIHPDDLPRTHAAWEAANQGQPALRFENRYRHKLGGWHWLSWVAVPEGEKVYCSARDITVEKKLEADLAARNSERERLWRSAQDLMVAIDAKGCFAAVNPASAAILGWLPEEMLGRSLFDFVLPEDAAATRLALAHVTQEAMPSFENRYRHRDGGHRWLSWVAAPEGDLVFATGRHVTVEKEAQNTLRSMQESLRHSEMALLQSQKLEALGKLTGGVAHDFNNVLQIISGNLQLLQMTLDDDPLAARRIASASAAVERGAKLSAQLLAFARRQPLKPLVTDLAQLLRSTEELLRRATGESIETRLLLADDCWRALVDPHQLENVILNLAINARDAMAGQGQLTIELGNSVLGSDYVARHADVAPGDYVQLAVSDTGSGIPADLLDKIFEPFFTTKKEGEGTGLGLSMAYGFLRQSGGHLTVDSVPGHGSTFRIYLPRSLEAETELPLQLDGPVLGGKETILVVEDDVQVQTTVVDMLRGLGYVVLRASDGESALAIIGSGVPIDLLFTDVVMPGKVASTELARQARLLLPQLAVLFTSGYTQDAIMQGGRLEPGVELLSKPYRREDLARRIRHLLANGRHVTALQQYRAQLAPQPATPARPAGRSILLVEDNADARAMTGELLAMLGHTVQAVGTAEAALPLLGTPGLELLLTDISLPRMSGAELAELAARDHPQLEVVFSTGHAPANSGVQDPQARFLVKPFTVEQLQHALLPPV, from the coding sequence ATGAGCAGCACTCCCGCCCCCCGCAGCCAGGCCGGCGCCAGCGGCGTGGCTTTTTTGCTGCAACTGGAACGCCGGCTGCGGCTGCTGCAAGACACGGGCGACATCCTCTCGCTGTCGGCGCAGCTGCTGGGCCAGCGCCTGGGCGCCCAGCAAGTGGCCTGTTTCGATATCGACCAGACCCTGCAATGCCCCACCCTGCAGCATGCGTGGAGCGATGGCCTGGCGCCGGGCGCCGCCGGCGAGTATTTCCTCGGCGATTACGCGGCCGGCCTGGCCGATGCGCTTGCCGCCGGCCAGGCGCTGGCCGTCAGCGATGTGGCCAGCGACCCGCGCACGGCCATGCCCGCCGCGCTGGCCACGTTCGCGCGCCTGGGCATCCGCGCCTTCCTGAACATTCCCATCGCCAAGGAGGGCCAACTGGCGGCCCTGTTCGTCGTGCACAGCCGCGCTGCGCGCCTGTGGCATGCGGACGAGATCGAACTGGCCGTGCAAGTGTCGGAACGGGTCTGGTCGACCATTTTGCGGGCGCGGGCGGAAGCGCGTTTGCGCACCCTGACTGCCAGCATGGAAATGCAAGTGGCCGAGCGCACGCGCGAATTCGGCCGTACCTGGAACGTCAGCCCCGATCTGCTGGGCGTGCTTAACCTCGACGGCTATTTCGAACACTCGAACCCCGCCTGGCAAGCCACCCTGGGCTGGTCGGCCGAGGAAATCCGCACGACGAAATTTTTTGAACTGATCCACCCGGACGACTTGCCGCGCACCCATGCGGCCTGGGAGGCGGCCAACCAGGGCCAGCCAGCCTTGCGCTTCGAAAACCGCTACCGCCACAAGCTGGGCGGCTGGCACTGGCTGTCGTGGGTGGCCGTACCCGAGGGCGAGAAGGTGTATTGCAGCGCGCGCGACATCACCGTGGAAAAGAAGCTGGAAGCGGACCTGGCCGCGCGCAACAGCGAGCGCGAGCGGCTGTGGCGCAGCGCGCAAGACCTGATGGTGGCCATCGATGCGAAGGGCTGCTTTGCCGCCGTCAACCCGGCCTCGGCAGCCATCCTGGGCTGGCTGCCCGAGGAAATGCTGGGCCGCAGCCTGTTTGACTTCGTGCTGCCCGAGGATGCCGCCGCCACGCGCCTGGCGCTGGCGCACGTGACGCAGGAAGCCATGCCCAGCTTTGAAAACCGCTACCGGCACCGCGACGGCGGCCACCGCTGGCTGTCGTGGGTGGCGGCCCCCGAAGGCGACCTGGTGTTTGCCACCGGACGCCACGTCACCGTGGAAAAGGAAGCGCAAAACACCTTGCGCAGCATGCAGGAATCATTGCGCCACAGCGAGATGGCCCTACTGCAATCGCAAAAACTCGAAGCGCTGGGCAAGCTGACGGGCGGCGTGGCCCATGATTTCAATAACGTGCTGCAAATTATCTCGGGCAATCTGCAACTGCTGCAAATGACCCTGGACGACGACCCGCTGGCCGCCAGGCGCATCGCCAGCGCCTCGGCCGCCGTGGAACGGGGCGCCAAGCTGTCGGCCCAGCTGCTCGCTTTTGCTCGGCGCCAGCCATTGAAACCGCTGGTGACGGACCTGGCGCAACTGCTGCGTTCGACGGAAGAGCTGCTGCGGCGCGCCACGGGCGAAAGCATCGAGACGCGCTTGCTGCTGGCCGACGACTGCTGGCGCGCACTGGTCGACCCGCACCAGCTGGAAAACGTCATCCTCAACCTGGCCATCAACGCGCGCGACGCGATGGCCGGCCAGGGCCAGCTGACCATCGAACTGGGCAACAGCGTGCTGGGCAGCGACTACGTGGCGCGCCATGCGGATGTGGCGCCCGGCGACTACGTGCAGCTGGCCGTCTCGGATACGGGCTCGGGCATTCCAGCCGACTTGCTGGACAAGATTTTCGAACCGTTCTTCACGACGAAGAAGGAAGGCGAAGGCACGGGCCTGGGCCTGTCCATGGCGTACGGCTTCCTGCGCCAGAGCGGCGGCCACCTGACAGTGGACAGCGTACCCGGCCATGGCAGCACCTTCCGCATCTACCTGCCGCGCTCGCTCGAAGCGGAAACGGAATTGCCGCTGCAACTGGACGGCCCCGTGCTGGGCGGCAAGGAAACCATCCTCGTCGTGGAAGACGACGTGCAGGTGCAAACGACGGTGGTCGACATGCTGCGCGGCTTGGGTTACGTCGTGCTGCGCGCCAGCGATGGCGAAAGCGCGCTGGCCATCATCGGCAGCGGCGTGCCCATCGATTTGCTGTTTACGGATGTGGTGATGCCGGGCAAGGTCGCCAGCACGGAACTGGCGCGCCAGGCCCGGCTGCTGCTGCCCCAGCTGGCCGTGTTGTTTACCTCGGGCTACACGCAGGACGCCATCATGCAGGGCGGCCGCCTGGAGCCGGGCGTGGAGTTGCTCAGCAAACCCTACCGGCGCGAAGACCTGGCGCGGCGCATCCGCCACTTGCTGGCCAACGGCCGCCACGTGACGGCCCTGCAGCAGTACCGCGCGCAGCTGGCGCCGCAACCGGCCACACCCGCGCGGCCGGCGGGACGATCTATTCTGCTGGTGGAAGACAATGCGGATGCGCGCGCCATGACGGGCGAGCTGCTGGCCATGCTGGGACACACGGTGCAGGCCGTGGGCACGGCCGAGGCAGCCTTGCCCCTGCTGGGCACGCCGGGACTGGAACTGCTGCTGACCGATATCAGCCTGCCGCGGATGTCGGGCGCCGAGCTGGCCGAGCTGGCGGCGCGCGACCATCCACAGCTGGAAGTGGTGTTTTCCACGGGCCATGCACCGGCCAATTCCGGCGTGCAGGACCCGCAAGCGCGCTTCCTGGTGAAACCATTTACCGTCGAGCAATTGCAGCATGCCTTGCTGCCGCCAGTCTAA